One window of Chloroflexus aggregans DSM 9485 genomic DNA carries:
- a CDS encoding efflux RND transporter periplasmic adaptor subunit yields the protein MSTLPQSRSRLRIPRLSLPMWIAAGLLLAVVVTLIVRLTTASSTDPLANLTFATVTRGDLRLTVNATGSVEPNQTATLSVSIPGRVQEVLVTVGQTVAAGDPLLRLDDRQLRADVAAAEAAVALAQADVQALRERATPEQRAEAEALVVAAQATLAQTQTNVTPADIAAARAAVVEAQERLQKLLAGPTNEQRVRAETALTQAKAELERQRELLSAAKAEAQARVEAQANVVRNAQSAYSDAYWNWEHVKANGTDPRTGRSLNDIEQREYQRAFERAERALADAEAALAQSQIAYQTAVQNEMSGLAAAEARVASAQADLDALLSGPTTDAVASARAQLARAEAELARLTGAARQNTIAAQQAQLEAAQARLAQLSADPRASDVARAEARLAQAQAQLEAARIRLDEATLRAPFAGVIAAVNVTPGETVGSQAPIVLIDVSRYLVKVTVDEVDIARVAIGQPVEITVDALNAPPFTGEVVNVEPLPTGTNGVTAYRVTLAFNPSGQPVRPGMTTTAAIIAATRSNVLQIPVAAVKNVGAKTTVEVVTVDENGQRQLSERAVLVGLRANGMVEIQSGLAEGEQVVVR from the coding sequence ATGAGCACTCTTCCCCAATCACGTTCCCGTTTACGAATCCCTCGTCTATCGTTACCGATGTGGATCGCCGCCGGCTTGTTGCTGGCGGTAGTTGTGACCTTGATCGTGCGGTTGACAACAGCTTCCAGTACCGATCCATTGGCCAATCTGACCTTTGCTACGGTAACTCGTGGTGATCTGCGTTTGACCGTAAATGCTACCGGTTCGGTTGAGCCAAACCAGACGGCCACGTTAAGCGTTTCCATTCCCGGTCGGGTACAGGAGGTGCTGGTGACGGTCGGGCAGACGGTTGCCGCCGGTGATCCGTTGCTACGACTCGATGATCGTCAGTTACGGGCCGATGTAGCTGCGGCGGAGGCGGCAGTTGCGCTGGCCCAAGCCGATGTCCAGGCTTTGCGTGAGCGGGCTACACCCGAACAGCGGGCTGAAGCCGAGGCGCTGGTGGTGGCGGCGCAGGCTACGTTAGCCCAGACGCAGACGAATGTGACGCCGGCCGACATCGCGGCAGCACGTGCGGCGGTGGTAGAGGCACAAGAACGGCTACAGAAGTTGTTGGCCGGGCCGACGAACGAACAGCGGGTGCGGGCGGAGACGGCGCTGACGCAGGCGAAGGCCGAACTTGAACGCCAACGCGAGCTGTTGTCCGCAGCGAAGGCTGAGGCACAGGCGCGGGTTGAAGCACAGGCTAATGTGGTGCGCAACGCGCAAAGCGCCTACAGCGATGCGTATTGGAATTGGGAACATGTGAAGGCGAACGGCACCGATCCGCGTACCGGTCGTTCACTCAACGACATCGAGCAACGTGAGTATCAGCGTGCGTTTGAGCGGGCTGAGCGAGCGTTGGCCGACGCTGAGGCAGCACTGGCCCAGTCCCAGATCGCTTACCAGACCGCAGTCCAGAACGAGATGAGCGGATTAGCGGCTGCCGAGGCACGAGTTGCCAGTGCGCAAGCCGATCTTGATGCGTTGCTGAGTGGCCCGACCACCGATGCTGTTGCGTCGGCCCGTGCTCAGTTGGCACGTGCCGAAGCCGAATTAGCCCGTTTGACCGGGGCTGCCCGTCAGAACACCATTGCTGCGCAGCAGGCGCAGCTCGAAGCGGCGCAAGCACGTCTGGCCCAACTCTCTGCCGATCCGCGTGCCAGCGATGTTGCCCGCGCTGAAGCACGCTTAGCTCAGGCGCAGGCGCAGCTTGAAGCGGCGCGGATTCGGCTCGATGAAGCGACGTTGCGGGCACCGTTTGCCGGGGTGATCGCGGCCGTTAATGTTACGCCTGGTGAAACAGTGGGCAGTCAAGCGCCAATCGTGTTGATCGACGTGAGTCGCTATCTGGTCAAGGTGACGGTTGATGAGGTTGATATTGCGCGGGTAGCCATCGGTCAGCCGGTTGAGATTACGGTTGATGCACTCAATGCGCCACCGTTTACCGGTGAAGTGGTGAATGTCGAACCGTTGCCCACCGGTACGAATGGTGTGACGGCGTATCGGGTCACCCTCGCCTTTAACCCGTCGGGTCAACCGGTACGGCCCGGCATGACTACAACGGCGGCGATTATCGCGGCCACGCGCAGTAATGTGTTGCAAATCCCGGTCGCTGCGGTGAAGAATGTTGGCGCGAAGACGACCGTTGAGGTGGTCACTGTTGACGAAAACGGCCAACGTCAGCTCAGTGAGCGAGCCGTGTTGGTTGGCTTGCGGGCCAACGGGATGGTCGAAATTCAGAGCGGTTTGGCCGAGGGTGAGCAGGTTGTCGTGCGATAA
- a CDS encoding ABC transporter ATP-binding protein, giving the protein MTTEYLGRLMVELRQIRKTFPTGDGELIALDDISLTIEEGEMVAIMGPSGSGKSTLMTLLGLLDTPTSGEYILDGIDVSRLNRQEQARIRNRKLGFVFQNFNLLPRLTAQKNVELPLVYGRVGARERAERARAALEAVGLGHKLNSLPNTLSGGQKQRVAIARALVHDPAIILADEPTGALDTRTGAEILALFRELNRDQGRTIVIVTHDPEIGRHMDRVIGLRDGRLVDNILSEYYGVEVLEEVERTRGLEPVPVPVVCRPPTDTTTP; this is encoded by the coding sequence GTGACGACAGAGTATCTTGGCCGTCTGATGGTTGAACTGCGTCAGATCCGCAAGACGTTCCCTACCGGTGATGGTGAATTGATTGCACTTGACGATATTAGCCTGACGATAGAAGAGGGTGAGATGGTTGCCATCATGGGGCCGTCGGGTAGCGGGAAAAGCACCCTCATGACCTTACTCGGCTTGCTCGACACTCCTACGTCTGGTGAATACATTCTCGATGGGATCGATGTCTCGCGGCTGAATCGGCAGGAACAGGCGCGTATTCGCAATCGCAAGCTGGGGTTCGTCTTCCAGAACTTCAACCTCTTGCCACGCCTGACTGCGCAAAAGAACGTTGAGTTACCGCTTGTCTATGGGCGGGTCGGTGCGCGTGAGCGGGCCGAACGAGCACGGGCCGCGCTCGAGGCGGTCGGTCTTGGCCACAAACTCAACAGTCTGCCGAATACGTTGTCGGGTGGGCAGAAGCAACGGGTCGCAATTGCCCGCGCGCTCGTTCACGATCCGGCGATTATTCTGGCCGACGAACCAACCGGTGCTCTCGACACGCGCACCGGAGCCGAGATTCTGGCGCTGTTCCGGGAATTGAACCGCGATCAGGGACGCACCATCGTGATTGTCACCCACGATCCCGAAATTGGTCGGCATATGGATCGGGTGATCGGCTTGCGCGACGGGCGGCTGGTTGACAACATCCTGAGCGAGTACTACGGCGTTGAGGTGTTGGAAGAGGTCGAGCGTACCCGCGGTCTTGAGCCGGTGCCGGTGCCGGTTGTGTGCCGTCCGCCGACCGATACCACCACGCCATAA
- a CDS encoding ABC transporter permease produces the protein MFSELIAMAFDSLRANKFRSLLTMLGVIIGAGTLVAVLSLGNALQGQVFEQFVDLGTRRIAITPGDPRAKGARDVPGYGLLSVQDYQVLAEMATSRPDLFRAIAPEITVSTQARAGTVAIQTLLVGTTENYPQVQRTPMLYGRFLTPEDEAEGARVGVLGWLVARDLFGSDKAALRNVIGQTIEVNGQPIEIVGIINENGGPFSTDGRIFTPVSTMRLRLIGDLDLPGRGLRMSSILLGLQSEQQVNEAVALIERTLRAARNVPDGVINDFNLQTPTQALNVLAAISTAITGFIAVVAGISLVVGGIGIMNIMLVAVTERTREIGVRKALGASDGDVLGQFVMEAVALSLVGSLIGVIGAIGLVWLISAVGGINTGISWIGIVLALGFASAIGIGFGYYPARRAALLPPIEALRYE, from the coding sequence ATGTTCTCTGAATTGATCGCTATGGCCTTTGATAGCCTACGCGCCAATAAATTTCGCTCTCTCCTCACAATGCTTGGCGTGATCATCGGGGCAGGCACGCTCGTCGCAGTGCTCTCGCTCGGTAACGCCTTACAAGGCCAAGTCTTCGAGCAGTTCGTCGATCTCGGCACTCGCCGGATTGCAATCACGCCGGGCGATCCGCGGGCCAAAGGCGCACGTGATGTGCCCGGATACGGTCTGCTCTCGGTGCAGGATTATCAGGTATTAGCAGAAATGGCAACCAGTCGGCCTGATCTCTTTCGTGCTATTGCGCCGGAAATTACGGTCAGCACGCAAGCCCGGGCCGGTACGGTGGCGATCCAAACGTTGCTGGTCGGCACGACCGAAAATTATCCGCAAGTCCAGCGCACGCCGATGCTCTACGGGCGATTTTTGACCCCTGAAGATGAGGCAGAAGGGGCGCGGGTTGGGGTGTTGGGCTGGCTTGTGGCCCGTGATCTGTTTGGCTCTGATAAGGCTGCGCTGCGGAATGTGATCGGGCAGACGATAGAGGTTAACGGTCAACCGATTGAGATTGTCGGCATCATTAACGAAAACGGTGGGCCTTTCTCGACCGATGGCCGCATCTTTACGCCGGTCAGTACGATGCGCTTACGGCTGATCGGTGATCTTGATCTACCGGGACGTGGTTTGCGGATGAGCAGTATTCTGCTCGGCTTGCAAAGCGAACAGCAGGTCAATGAGGCGGTAGCCTTGATTGAACGGACGCTGCGTGCCGCGCGGAATGTGCCTGATGGCGTGATCAACGATTTCAACCTACAGACGCCGACGCAAGCATTGAACGTATTGGCGGCGATCAGCACGGCGATCACCGGCTTTATTGCGGTGGTTGCCGGGATTAGTCTGGTGGTTGGTGGGATTGGGATTATGAACATTATGCTGGTGGCGGTCACCGAGCGGACCCGTGAGATCGGGGTGCGCAAAGCGTTGGGGGCCAGCGATGGCGATGTGTTGGGCCAATTTGTGATGGAGGCGGTGGCCCTGAGCCTGGTTGGTAGTCTGATCGGCGTGATCGGGGCGATTGGTCTGGTCTGGTTGATCAGTGCTGTTGGCGGGATCAACACGGGCATCTCGTGGATCGGCATTGTGCTGGCGTTGGGGTTTGCATCGGCGATTGGGATTGGGTTTGGGTATTACCCGGCCCGACGGGCAGCGCTGCTGCCGCCGATTGAGGCGTTGCGGTACGAATAG
- a CDS encoding SH3 domain-containing protein, translating to MINFGGKKDEGGQNEGISQAMRAMSDQIGRQAQEIKRLQEELETAQQDAAAAEKARKALAEAEARLAQMEAELKKLKETTATPTAGGKSVSATAESSSVSGAISGALGGSGVVKIGPSTPAPVATPTPGDLHVGGVAYVQQAGGKNLRLRNAPGLDSTVLDGLPPGTQLTLLAGPHEKDGYPWWHVRTNDGREGWVAGTELVTTPS from the coding sequence ATGATTAACTTCGGCGGCAAGAAGGACGAGGGAGGACAGAACGAAGGCATCAGCCAGGCGATGCGCGCGATGAGTGATCAGATAGGGCGACAAGCTCAAGAGATCAAACGCCTACAAGAGGAGTTAGAAACGGCCCAGCAAGATGCTGCCGCCGCCGAGAAAGCACGTAAAGCACTCGCCGAAGCTGAAGCACGGCTCGCTCAGATGGAAGCTGAGCTTAAGAAATTGAAGGAAACCACCGCCACGCCAACCGCTGGTGGTAAAAGCGTCAGCGCCACCGCTGAAAGCAGCAGCGTCTCCGGCGCCATCTCCGGCGCGCTCGGCGGCAGTGGTGTTGTCAAAATCGGGCCGAGCACACCGGCTCCCGTAGCTACACCAACCCCCGGTGACCTCCACGTAGGTGGCGTAGCCTACGTCCAACAAGCAGGCGGCAAAAACCTTCGTCTTCGCAACGCACCTGGCCTCGATTCAACCGTCCTCGACGGTCTACCTCCCGGCACCCAACTGACTCTCCTGGCCGGCCCCCACGAAAAAGACGGGTATCCGTGGTGGCACGTCCGCACCAATGACGGCCGGGAAGGATGGGTCGCCGGCACCGAATTGGTTACCACACCCTCATAA
- a CDS encoding NAD(P)/FAD-dependent oxidoreductase translates to MQITVVGGGVAGLVCARTLHRAGHQVTLIEASDGLGGRVRSDRVDGFVLDRGFQVLFTAYPAVQRQLKLAALDLRAFDPGAIVAWRGRRDILTDPLRDRDPSALIGAVLAPVVSIGDKLRTLQLAVQMRRQTIDELLTGPDRTTLAELQALGFSQQMIDRFFRPFFGGIFLDRSLQTSAKCFRFNFKMMSDGQTVVPNSGMGAIADQLAAELIAAGKVRLQTRAVALINRDGGVSGVRLADGSELQSDAVVLATPAPETARLSELPVPEGSLGSSCVWLATRQPLYRGTKLLLNAEENAFVNTLAPMSAVAPGYAPPGWHLYAAAILGVPELDDSTLIARVMVDLHRIFANEAAATTALANARILRVDRIPFAQFPQPPGLHPNLPDNRTTRRGLYLAGELTEASSINAAMLSGERCAEAILQDVAR, encoded by the coding sequence ATGCAGATCACTGTTGTCGGCGGCGGCGTAGCCGGGCTGGTTTGTGCCCGTACCCTGCACCGCGCCGGGCATCAGGTTACACTCATCGAAGCGAGCGATGGGTTGGGCGGACGAGTACGGTCGGATCGAGTTGACGGGTTTGTACTTGATCGTGGCTTTCAGGTGCTGTTTACCGCATATCCGGCGGTACAACGCCAACTGAAACTGGCCGCACTCGACCTGCGCGCCTTCGATCCCGGCGCGATCGTCGCCTGGCGTGGACGACGTGATATTCTGACCGATCCCCTCCGCGATCGCGATCCATCGGCACTGATCGGGGCCGTCCTCGCACCGGTAGTCTCGATTGGCGACAAACTGCGCACCCTCCAACTCGCCGTGCAGATGCGCCGGCAGACGATTGACGAGCTACTCACCGGTCCCGACCGCACAACCTTGGCCGAACTACAAGCGCTTGGCTTCAGTCAGCAGATGATCGACCGCTTCTTCCGGCCTTTCTTCGGCGGTATCTTTCTCGACCGCTCATTGCAGACAAGCGCGAAGTGCTTCCGTTTCAATTTTAAGATGATGAGCGACGGTCAGACGGTCGTTCCCAATAGTGGGATGGGCGCAATCGCCGACCAACTCGCTGCCGAGTTGATTGCTGCCGGCAAGGTACGCTTGCAGACCAGGGCCGTCGCCCTGATCAATCGCGATGGCGGGGTAAGCGGTGTGCGGCTTGCCGATGGGAGTGAACTGCAGAGCGATGCCGTAGTGTTAGCAACCCCGGCCCCCGAAACGGCTCGTCTCAGCGAATTGCCGGTGCCGGAAGGAAGCCTCGGTTCATCGTGTGTGTGGCTGGCAACCCGTCAACCGCTGTATCGCGGCACAAAGCTGTTACTCAACGCCGAGGAGAACGCTTTTGTCAACACCCTCGCCCCAATGAGTGCGGTTGCACCAGGGTACGCACCGCCGGGATGGCATCTCTACGCGGCAGCTATCCTCGGTGTGCCTGAGCTTGATGATAGCACCCTGATCGCGCGCGTAATGGTTGACCTCCATCGCATCTTCGCCAACGAAGCCGCAGCCACGACTGCGCTCGCCAATGCGCGCATCTTGCGGGTAGACCGCATTCCATTTGCTCAATTCCCGCAACCACCCGGTTTACACCCTAACTTACCCGACAATCGCACCACCCGGCGCGGCCTGTATCTGGCCGGCGAACTCACCGAAGCGAGTAGCATTAACGCAGCAATGCTTAGCGGTGAGCGATGTGCCGAAGCGATTCTGCAGGATGTAGCACGATAA
- the serC gene encoding 3-phosphoserine/phosphohydroxythreonine transaminase, with amino-acid sequence MIHNFNPGPAALPPEVIARVQAELPDYRGTGMSILEMSHRSKEYEAINAAAEAQLKALLGLGDEYRVLFMQGGASMQFALIPLNFLPAGGVAEYIVTGSWGEKAYEEAQRVGSVHLRASTAADGYRGLPNVEDCTPDANAAYLHITTNETIQGVQWPAELPLFGDVPLIADMSSDFLSRPFPATRFALMYAGAQKNLGPAGVTVVVIRQDLIERSRKDLPVIMRYATFAKNNSLYNTPPVFAVYMVHLVLEWIKDQGGLAAMAERNARKAALVYAAIDASEGFYSGHAVPSARSLMNVTFRLLSPDLEKQFLAEAKEAGMVGLAGHRSVGGIRASLYNAVSPESAAALAHFMQDFAKRYG; translated from the coding sequence ATGATTCACAACTTCAACCCCGGACCGGCAGCGCTGCCGCCAGAGGTTATCGCGCGTGTGCAAGCCGAATTGCCCGATTATCGCGGTACGGGCATGTCGATTCTCGAAATGAGCCATCGCAGTAAGGAATACGAAGCGATTAACGCTGCTGCAGAAGCTCAGCTTAAAGCATTACTGGGGTTGGGTGACGAGTATCGTGTGCTCTTTATGCAGGGCGGCGCCTCGATGCAGTTTGCGCTCATCCCGCTCAATTTCTTACCTGCCGGCGGGGTTGCCGAATATATTGTCACCGGTTCGTGGGGTGAAAAAGCTTACGAAGAGGCGCAGCGCGTTGGTTCGGTTCATCTGCGGGCCAGTACTGCTGCCGATGGCTATCGGGGTCTACCGAATGTGGAGGACTGCACTCCTGATGCGAACGCGGCGTATCTCCATATCACCACTAATGAGACGATCCAGGGTGTGCAGTGGCCGGCTGAGCTGCCACTATTCGGTGATGTGCCGTTGATCGCCGATATGAGTAGCGATTTTCTCTCGCGTCCCTTCCCGGCGACGCGCTTTGCCCTGATGTATGCCGGTGCGCAAAAGAATCTCGGCCCGGCAGGGGTAACGGTCGTTGTGATCCGGCAAGATCTGATCGAACGCAGTCGGAAGGATTTGCCGGTGATTATGCGCTACGCAACCTTTGCCAAGAACAACTCACTCTACAACACACCGCCGGTGTTCGCAGTTTATATGGTCCATCTGGTATTGGAATGGATCAAGGATCAAGGCGGTTTAGCAGCGATGGCCGAGCGGAATGCGCGTAAGGCAGCGCTGGTGTATGCAGCAATCGATGCGAGCGAAGGTTTTTACTCCGGTCACGCCGTTCCTTCAGCGCGATCGTTGATGAATGTGACCTTCCGCCTCTTGTCGCCGGACCTGGAAAAGCAGTTTTTGGCCGAAGCGAAAGAGGCCGGGATGGTGGGGTTGGCCGGACATCGCTCGGTCGGTGGTATCCGTGCTTCGCTGTATAACGCAGTCTCACCTGAGTCGGCGGCAGCGCTGGCGCACTTTATGCAGGATTTTGCCAAACGTTATGGATGA
- a CDS encoding VOC family protein, whose translation MDEQPYAAAITFVPVADLHASAVCYGAALGLPLVLDQGGIHIYRVARGGYLGLCQQAAPPIADDRLILTIVTADVDAVYQRLVAAGITTDGPPRENPRYRIYHFFARDPDGYRLEVQRFLHPFDGDERQTR comes from the coding sequence ATGGATGAACAGCCTTACGCCGCCGCGATCACCTTTGTGCCGGTTGCCGATCTGCACGCGAGCGCAGTCTGTTATGGGGCTGCGCTTGGCTTGCCGCTCGTCCTCGATCAAGGCGGTATTCATATCTATCGCGTGGCGCGTGGCGGTTACCTCGGTTTGTGCCAACAAGCTGCGCCTCCCATTGCCGATGATCGGCTGATCTTGACCATCGTTACCGCCGATGTTGATGCGGTTTATCAACGGCTCGTCGCTGCCGGTATCACTACCGACGGCCCGCCACGCGAGAATCCGCGTTACCGGATTTATCACTTCTTTGCCCGTGATCCTGATGGTTACCGACTGGAGGTGCAGCGGTTTCTGCATCCGTTTGATGGCGATGAACGCCAGACTCGCTAA
- a CDS encoding glycosyltransferase family 4 protein: protein MLSKAVVAGAYQRKLEEIARLGVELTVVAPPAWHEPRVGRIPLERRFTAGYTLITLPIVFNGHHHIHFYRGLQPLLQRLRPQVFHIDEESFNLATFLAMRAGLAVGARCCFYNWANIDRRYPPPFSWFERYNLRHATHAIAGNQEAAAIIRRHGYRGPISVIPQFGVDPDLFAPAEEPRHRDTLIVGYVGRLVPEKGVSDLVDALVGLPSYVRLRLIGDGIERSRLVRQAAALGLRDRVEVLPTLSSTAVPAAMRELDVLVLPSRTQPNWKEQFGRVLIEAMSCGVPVIGSSCGEIPQVIGDAGLVFPEGDVSALRAALQRLIDHPELRIELAQRGRERVLAVFTQAAIARRHVEVYRIMLTQRPQRGQSG from the coding sequence ATGCTTTCCAAGGCCGTGGTTGCCGGTGCGTACCAGCGTAAGCTGGAGGAGATCGCGCGTCTCGGCGTTGAGTTGACCGTCGTTGCGCCACCGGCATGGCACGAGCCACGGGTCGGTCGCATCCCGCTCGAGCGCCGGTTTACCGCCGGTTATACGCTCATCACGTTGCCGATTGTCTTCAACGGCCATCATCACATTCATTTTTACCGAGGCTTGCAGCCGCTTCTACAACGGCTACGCCCACAGGTCTTTCACATCGATGAGGAGAGCTTTAATCTAGCGACGTTTCTCGCCATGCGAGCCGGGTTGGCGGTTGGTGCGCGCTGTTGTTTCTACAATTGGGCCAATATTGACCGTCGCTATCCACCGCCGTTTAGCTGGTTTGAGCGGTACAATTTGCGACACGCTACGCATGCGATTGCCGGTAATCAAGAGGCAGCAGCGATTATTCGCCGTCACGGCTATCGCGGACCGATCAGTGTTATTCCCCAGTTCGGCGTCGATCCCGATCTCTTTGCGCCGGCGGAGGAGCCACGTCACCGTGATACGTTGATCGTCGGTTATGTGGGCCGGTTGGTGCCGGAAAAAGGGGTGTCCGATCTGGTGGATGCACTGGTCGGTTTGCCGTCGTATGTCCGGTTGCGGTTAATCGGCGACGGCATTGAGCGCTCGCGTTTGGTACGGCAAGCTGCGGCCCTTGGGCTGCGTGATCGGGTTGAAGTTTTGCCGACACTCAGCAGCACCGCTGTCCCGGCTGCGATGCGCGAATTGGATGTGCTGGTCTTGCCCTCGCGTACCCAACCGAATTGGAAAGAGCAGTTTGGTCGGGTATTGATCGAAGCCATGAGCTGTGGCGTCCCGGTGATCGGCTCAAGTTGTGGCGAAATCCCACAGGTGATCGGTGATGCAGGGCTGGTCTTCCCCGAAGGTGATGTGAGCGCGTTGCGAGCAGCGTTGCAGCGTTTGATCGATCATCCTGAGCTGCGCATTGAACTCGCTCAACGTGGTCGTGAGCGGGTGCTGGCTGTATTTACGCAAGCAGCTATTGCCCGTCGGCACGTGGAGGTCTACCGGATAATGCTCACGCAAAGACCGCAGAGGGGGCAAAGCGGTTAA
- the dcd gene encoding dCTP deaminase, producing the protein MPVKSDRWIRRMALEHGMIEPFVDHQVRKGVISYGLTSYGYDMRVTNHFKVFTNVYNALVDPKKFDPRSFVDIEADYVDIPPNSFALAQSLEYFRIPRTVSCIVIGKSSYARCGIIINVTPLEPEWEGHVTIEISNTTPLPARIYAHEGIGQVLFLESDEPCEVSYADKKGKYQGQTGIVLPRIDP; encoded by the coding sequence ATGCCGGTGAAATCGGATCGTTGGATTCGGCGGATGGCGCTTGAACATGGTATGATCGAGCCGTTCGTTGATCATCAGGTACGGAAGGGCGTCATCTCGTATGGACTGACCTCATACGGGTACGACATGCGGGTGACCAATCATTTCAAAGTCTTTACGAACGTCTACAACGCGCTGGTCGATCCGAAGAAGTTCGATCCGCGCTCATTTGTGGATATTGAAGCCGATTACGTTGACATTCCACCCAACTCGTTTGCGCTTGCCCAATCGCTCGAATACTTTCGCATTCCGCGCACGGTCAGCTGTATTGTGATCGGAAAATCATCGTATGCGCGCTGTGGAATTATCATCAACGTCACGCCGCTTGAACCTGAATGGGAAGGGCACGTGACCATCGAGATTAGCAATACCACACCGCTGCCGGCGCGGATTTATGCGCATGAAGGGATAGGGCAGGTGTTATTTCTCGAAAGTGATGAGCCGTGTGAGGTCTCTTACGCCGACAAAAAGGGGAAGTATCAAGGCCAGACCGGGATTGTGTTGCCGCGCATCGATCCGTAA
- a CDS encoding ribonuclease J, with amino-acid sequence MAKQRLRVIPLGGAGEVGRNMWVVEYGDDIVILDCGVMFPDADMLGVDLVLPDITYLREKTDHIKGILITHGHEDHIGAVPHLIADLGFPPVYGTKLTLGLLGNRLKEHRLHDKVKTVQITEREPFQVGIFTVEAFHIAHSIPDAVGFAITTPAGLLIYLTDWKLDHTPVDGRPTDLEKIAELGNRKPLVLITDCVRVESKGYTPSEATVGEAFDNIFATAPGRIIVATFASNISRVQQVIDSAEAYGRKVMLAGRSMETNARIAFDLGYLRADERTIIRPHEMSAYPDDEIAIVCTGSQGEPMAALNRMANRDYPNVKIKPGDTVVLSATPIPGNEVSVNKVINNLFKLGADVIYGPEARVHVSGHAAQEELKLILALLRPSYIVPFHGDYRHLMLYRKLAMTVGAVPDSERVLLAEGGSIMEFSPGFGKIVGKAPVGYIYVDGTTVGDIGNVVVRDRQLLAKDGMLIVVVSIDSATGELVAGPDVVSRGFIYMRQSQDLIEATKETVRAALATKNGSNSPVDVTYISRKIRDVVSEFLYRETRRRPMVLPMVMEV; translated from the coding sequence ATGGCCAAACAACGTCTCCGTGTGATTCCACTCGGTGGCGCCGGGGAAGTCGGCCGGAACATGTGGGTGGTTGAGTATGGCGACGACATCGTCATCCTCGACTGCGGTGTCATGTTTCCCGATGCCGATATGCTCGGTGTTGATCTCGTCTTGCCCGACATTACCTATTTGCGCGAGAAGACTGATCATATCAAGGGCATCCTCATCACCCACGGTCACGAAGACCACATCGGCGCTGTACCACACTTGATTGCCGATCTCGGCTTTCCCCCCGTCTATGGGACGAAGCTGACCCTCGGGTTGCTCGGCAATCGCTTGAAAGAACACCGACTGCACGATAAGGTCAAGACGGTACAAATTACCGAGCGTGAACCATTCCAAGTCGGCATCTTTACCGTCGAAGCGTTTCACATCGCGCACTCCATCCCTGACGCGGTTGGCTTCGCTATCACCACACCCGCCGGCTTACTGATCTATCTCACCGATTGGAAGCTCGATCATACCCCGGTCGATGGCCGACCGACCGATCTGGAGAAGATTGCCGAGTTGGGGAACCGCAAACCACTGGTGCTGATTACCGATTGTGTACGGGTGGAGTCGAAAGGCTATACGCCAAGCGAGGCAACCGTTGGCGAAGCGTTCGATAATATCTTTGCCACTGCACCCGGTCGGATTATTGTCGCTACCTTTGCCTCAAACATTAGCCGCGTGCAGCAGGTGATCGATTCGGCAGAGGCCTACGGGCGGAAGGTCATGCTGGCCGGGCGCAGTATGGAGACCAACGCCCGGATCGCCTTCGATCTAGGGTATCTCCGCGCCGACGAGCGCACGATCATCCGTCCCCACGAGATGTCGGCTTACCCCGACGATGAGATCGCCATCGTCTGTACCGGTAGTCAGGGTGAGCCAATGGCTGCCCTCAACCGCATGGCCAACCGCGATTATCCTAACGTCAAAATCAAGCCCGGTGATACCGTCGTGCTCTCGGCCACCCCAATTCCCGGCAACGAAGTCAGTGTGAACAAGGTCATCAATAACTTGTTCAAGCTCGGCGCCGATGTGATCTACGGCCCGGAAGCACGGGTACATGTGTCCGGCCACGCCGCTCAAGAGGAGTTGAAGCTGATCTTAGCACTGCTCCGCCCAAGCTACATTGTGCCGTTCCACGGTGATTATCGCCACCTTATGCTGTACCGCAAGTTGGCAATGACGGTGGGTGCGGTTCCCGATAGCGAGCGCGTGCTGTTGGCGGAAGGTGGCTCGATTATGGAGTTCTCGCCCGGCTTCGGCAAAATCGTCGGCAAGGCGCCGGTCGGCTATATCTACGTTGACGGTACGACGGTCGGTGATATCGGGAACGTGGTTGTGCGCGACCGTCAGTTACTGGCGAAAGACGGCATGCTGATCGTGGTAGTAAGCATCGACAGCGCCACCGGCGAATTAGTTGCCGGACCAGACGTCGTCTCACGTGGCTTTATCTATATGCGCCAGAGCCAAGACCTGATCGAGGCAACGAAAGAAACGGTACGCGCGGCGTTAGCGACCAAAAACGGGAGCAATTCACCGGTTGATGTGACATACATCAGCCGTAAGATCCGCGATGTAGTGAGTGAATTCCTCTACCGCGAAACGCGCCGACGACCGATGGTCTTGCCGATGGTGATGGAAGTATAG